In Turicibacter sanguinis, a genomic segment contains:
- a CDS encoding Lrp/AsnC family transcriptional regulator: protein MEEILEILEQNSRYTDEQIAVMTGKTVEEVREAIQDYEERSIIAGYTTLINWENTGHETVTALIEVKVTPQRGAGFDSVAERIYKFDEVRACYLMSGGFDLTVIVEGKTMKQVAMFVSEKLAVQEYVLSCSTHFVLKKYKDHGTIFKDQEFDDREVVIL, encoded by the coding sequence ATGGAAGAAATCTTAGAGATTTTAGAACAAAATAGTCGATATACCGACGAGCAAATTGCCGTGATGACCGGTAAAACAGTAGAAGAAGTTCGCGAAGCGATTCAAGATTATGAAGAGCGAAGTATTATTGCAGGCTATACAACCCTTATCAATTGGGAGAATACGGGTCATGAAACAGTGACGGCGTTAATTGAGGTAAAAGTGACACCACAACGTGGAGCAGGATTTGATAGTGTCGCAGAACGCATTTATAAATTTGATGAAGTGCGTGCTTGTTACCTGATGTCAGGTGGATTTGATTTAACGGTCATTGTGGAAGGAAAAACGATGAAGCAAGTGGCGATGTTTGTTTCTGAAAAATTAGCCGTTCAAGAATATGTCTTAAGTTGTTCAACACACTTTGTCTTAAAAAAATATAAAGATCATGGAACCATCTTTAAAGACCAGGAATTTGATGATCGTGAGGTTGTGATTTTATGA
- a CDS encoding aminotransferase class I/II-fold pyridoxal phosphate-dependent enzyme, with product MRLENMILENVKKMPPSGIRKYFDMVHEMEGVISLGVGEPDFVTPWNVREAGIYSLEQGHTHYSSNAGFMELRHEISRYLHRRFNLSYQVDEILVTVGGSEGIDLALRALVGPGDEVIIPEPSFVAYKGCTTFTGATPVVIELKAENEFKLTAEELEAAITPKTKVLIMPFPNNPTGAIMTRDELEKIVEVVKDKDIIIISDEIYAELTYEKEHVSIASFDCVKDQTLVINGFSKAYAMTGWRLGYVCGHPTLINAMKKIHQYAIMCSPTTSQYAAIEAMKNGDHSVETMVKEYNRRRRVLVNGFRKLGLDCFEPLGAFYVFPCIQSTGLSSDEFCEKLLRSEKVLTVPGNAFGDCGEGYIRACYASSMENIMEALVRIERFLKQNPTR from the coding sequence ATGAGATTAGAAAATATGATTTTAGAGAATGTAAAAAAAATGCCACCATCTGGGATTCGAAAGTATTTTGATATGGTGCATGAAATGGAAGGTGTGATTTCTTTAGGAGTAGGCGAGCCTGATTTTGTGACTCCATGGAATGTTCGTGAAGCGGGAATTTATTCACTTGAACAAGGTCATACCCATTATTCTTCGAATGCTGGATTCATGGAATTGCGTCATGAAATTTCACGTTATTTACATCGCCGTTTTAATTTAAGCTATCAGGTGGATGAAATTTTAGTAACCGTAGGAGGGAGCGAAGGGATTGATCTTGCACTTCGAGCACTTGTTGGTCCGGGTGATGAAGTCATCATTCCAGAACCAAGTTTTGTCGCATACAAAGGATGTACGACATTTACTGGAGCCACACCTGTTGTGATTGAATTAAAGGCTGAAAACGAATTTAAATTAACTGCAGAAGAATTAGAAGCCGCGATCACGCCTAAAACAAAAGTTTTAATCATGCCGTTTCCTAATAATCCTACGGGAGCGATTATGACACGTGACGAACTTGAAAAAATCGTAGAGGTTGTCAAAGATAAAGACATCATTATTATTTCGGATGAAATCTATGCGGAATTAACATATGAAAAGGAGCACGTTTCCATTGCAAGTTTTGATTGCGTGAAAGATCAAACATTGGTGATTAATGGATTTTCAAAAGCGTATGCGATGACAGGATGGCGACTTGGATACGTCTGCGGTCATCCAACTTTAATCAATGCCATGAAAAAAATTCATCAATATGCGATTATGTGTTCCCCAACAACCTCGCAATATGCTGCGATTGAAGCGATGAAAAATGGAGATCATAGTGTTGAGACGATGGTTAAAGAATACAATCGTCGTCGTCGAGTCCTTGTGAATGGATTTAGAAAGTTGGGTCTTGATTGCTTTGAACCATTAGGAGCTTTTTATGTTTTTCCGTGTATTCAATCAACGGGATTATCATCGGATGAGTTTTGTGAGAAATTATTACGATCAGAAAAAGTTTTAACCGTTCCAGGTAATGCTTTTGGGGATTGTGGGGAAGGATATATTCGTGCGTGTTATGCGTCATCTATGGAAAATATTATGGAGGCGTTAGTTCGAATTGAACGTTTTTTAAAACAAAATCCAACACGTTAA
- a CDS encoding MATE family efflux transporter, producing MKLLKHQEELATKPVYRLLIQYSIPAIVGMIVNALYNVVDRIFIGNIPEVGSLAITGVGITLPITTIILACGMLVGVGSTANISIKLGQGERENAERLIGNNITLSTIIALALTVLGLVFKTPILNLFGASSSTLPYADRYITVILYGTIFNVMGYSLNSNIRADGNPKMAALTMVVGCIINIILDPIFIFGLGWGIQGAAIATVISQATTAIWVLLYFVMGKSRLTFKSKFLKLESNLVKSILAIGSAPFAMQLAASLVQVVSNNTLKAYGGDLAIGAFATISSISMMFLMPIFGINQGAQPIIGYNYGAREYHRANQTFLYSVLMASAFLTIGFIVIEFFPEMMISLFNRDQELMAITVKGIRIYLFMFPFVSISIIGSTYFQSIGKARIAMILSLLRQLILLVPLLLVLPPFLGLDGVWLAQPISDTLAISITLYFLVKQFKKMKRLELAKGEKH from the coding sequence GTGAAGCTTTTGAAACATCAAGAAGAGTTAGCGACAAAGCCGGTTTATCGCTTATTAATTCAATATTCGATTCCTGCTATCGTAGGGATGATTGTTAATGCCCTGTATAATGTGGTAGACCGTATTTTCATTGGAAATATTCCCGAGGTCGGTTCACTCGCCATAACAGGTGTTGGCATTACGCTACCAATTACCACCATTATTCTAGCCTGCGGGATGTTAGTAGGAGTTGGAAGTACCGCTAATATCTCGATTAAATTAGGGCAGGGGGAGCGAGAAAATGCAGAGCGTTTAATAGGAAATAATATCACCTTATCGACCATTATCGCTTTAGCATTGACGGTTCTTGGCCTTGTTTTTAAAACGCCGATTTTAAATTTATTTGGGGCAAGTTCAAGCACTTTGCCTTATGCCGATCGGTATATTACAGTGATTTTATATGGAACGATTTTTAATGTGATGGGCTACTCTTTAAACAGTAACATTAGAGCAGATGGAAACCCCAAAATGGCTGCTTTAACGATGGTTGTTGGATGCATCATTAATATTATTTTAGATCCTATTTTTATCTTTGGATTAGGATGGGGAATTCAAGGAGCGGCTATCGCAACTGTTATTTCTCAGGCTACAACTGCTATTTGGGTGTTACTTTATTTTGTTATGGGAAAATCACGATTGACGTTTAAATCAAAATTCTTGAAGCTTGAGTCTAATTTAGTCAAAAGTATCCTCGCAATTGGATCAGCTCCATTTGCTATGCAATTAGCGGCGAGTTTAGTTCAAGTGGTCTCAAATAATACGTTAAAAGCTTACGGTGGTGATTTAGCCATTGGAGCCTTTGCGACGATTTCTTCCATTTCGATGATGTTTTTAATGCCGATTTTCGGTATTAATCAAGGAGCACAACCAATCATTGGTTACAATTATGGAGCTCGTGAATACCATCGAGCGAATCAGACCTTTTTATACTCTGTTTTAATGGCGTCTGCTTTTTTAACCATAGGTTTTATTGTGATTGAATTTTTCCCAGAAATGATGATTTCACTTTTTAATCGTGATCAAGAGTTGATGGCGATTACAGTCAAAGGGATTCGGATTTATTTATTCATGTTTCCATTTGTCTCGATTTCAATTATTGGATCCACGTATTTTCAGTCCATTGGAAAAGCACGGATTGCTATGATTCTAAGTTTATTGAGACAACTTATTTTATTAGTTCCTTTGCTTTTAGTTTTACCTCCTTTTTTAGGATTAGATGGTGTTTGGTTGGCACAACCCATTTCGGATACATTAGCAATCTCAATCACCCTCTATTTCTTAGTCAAACAATTTAAAAAAATGAAGCGATTAGAACTAGCAAAAGGCGAAAAGCACTGA
- a CDS encoding alpha/beta hydrolase, which yields MKRRIYKVIIKLIIAVVVLGVILIGGILAYRRIEQRHVQSQINQIIDSGGISEIREIELGGVTQYIAIEGMSQSKPLCLYLHGGPGLSVPYGISARGQNQDLLTHCTAVYWDQRGSGKSYDETLTSQNVSLTQLQQDAKELINYLLETFNKDKLYVIGFSWGTVLGMNLVKEIPQLIEAYFGIGQVVNPSKSDLELYEWLIDEYASIGANELVLALKQMGYPPYQKVAHQELFTKAITNSGAYIKMHDGVAGLNISKWIAQAFSSPDLSIKEAYETLFKTSHKVLTQSNLWAELNAVQFDEDMTNLKIPIYFISGVDDYICSKDLLQQWFQKFQAPKKDYLILSHSAHYISTQDEPSMNDFIKQIINEVYPTKEIKDEAGLNEVN from the coding sequence TTGAAACGTCGTATTTACAAAGTAATCATTAAACTAATCATCGCGGTTGTCGTATTGGGAGTTATTTTAATCGGAGGAATTTTAGCATATCGACGAATTGAACAGCGACACGTTCAAAGTCAAATTAATCAAATCATTGATAGCGGTGGAATCAGTGAAATAAGAGAAATAGAATTAGGAGGTGTGACGCAATACATTGCAATCGAAGGGATGAGTCAAAGTAAACCACTGTGCTTATATTTACATGGTGGGCCTGGCTTATCTGTTCCATATGGGATTAGTGCACGTGGACAAAATCAAGATTTGCTGACACATTGTACGGCTGTTTATTGGGATCAACGGGGATCAGGAAAGAGCTATGATGAGACCTTGACTAGTCAAAATGTCTCTTTAACACAATTGCAACAAGATGCAAAAGAATTAATCAATTATTTATTAGAAACGTTTAATAAAGACAAACTTTATGTAATTGGATTTTCTTGGGGAACTGTTCTCGGAATGAACTTAGTAAAAGAAATTCCGCAGCTCATTGAAGCATATTTTGGCATTGGACAAGTCGTCAATCCATCTAAATCTGATTTAGAACTGTATGAATGGCTTATCGATGAATACGCAAGTATTGGGGCGAATGAATTAGTTTTAGCACTGAAACAAATGGGATACCCGCCTTATCAAAAGGTAGCGCATCAAGAACTTTTTACGAAAGCAATTACTAATAGTGGAGCTTATATTAAAATGCACGATGGTGTAGCGGGACTCAATATTTCAAAATGGATTGCTCAAGCCTTCTCATCACCTGACTTAAGTATAAAGGAAGCTTATGAAACGTTGTTTAAAACATCACATAAGGTTTTAACACAAAGTAACTTATGGGCTGAATTGAATGCGGTTCAATTTGATGAAGACATGACAAACCTTAAAATTCCAATCTATTTTATATCAGGAGTCGATGATTATATCTGTTCAAAAGACTTATTACAACAATGGTTTCAAAAATTCCAAGCCCCTAAAAAGGATTATCTCATCTTAAGTCACTCAGCTCATTATATTTCAACACAAGATGAACCATCCATGAATGATTTTATCAAACAAATTATTAATGAGGTTTATCCAACAAAAGAAATAAAGGATGAAGCCGGATTGAATGAAGTGAATTGA
- a CDS encoding potassium channel family protein: MKKMSLYQATIIVLSFVVIIMTLLQLTLSLTPQIDALFNTLDVLIWLFFFVDYLVRLGVSKDKKQFFLSHKIDLIVIIPFFSIYRLFRLARVAELLPLLRFTKVVKVTVMLTTAFKQISQFFKTNNLHYVSLATLVIVLLGAGGISLVEGFSFKDSLWWSIVTLTTVGYGDIVPKTGIGRLIASVVMLTGIGFLGALTGTISTYFLNKSHDVYRPKIVDEMIEKLNHFDELSFEEFQQIISVLTLIKKGQEEIQEERVKVIEKKEEE; this comes from the coding sequence ATGAAGAAAATGTCGTTATATCAAGCCACCATTATTGTTTTGTCTTTTGTTGTCATCATTATGACGCTGTTACAATTAACTCTCTCATTAACGCCTCAAATTGATGCGCTTTTTAATACATTAGATGTTTTAATTTGGCTATTTTTTTTCGTTGATTATCTGGTGAGACTTGGAGTCAGTAAAGATAAGAAACAGTTTTTTTTATCTCATAAGATAGATTTAATTGTCATCATTCCCTTTTTCTCCATTTATCGCTTATTTCGGCTCGCTCGAGTGGCAGAATTATTACCTTTGTTAAGATTTACAAAGGTGGTAAAGGTCACAGTCATGTTAACGACAGCTTTTAAACAAATCAGTCAATTTTTTAAAACGAATAATCTTCATTATGTGTCCTTAGCCACTCTTGTCATTGTATTGTTAGGCGCTGGTGGGATCTCACTCGTTGAAGGATTTTCATTTAAAGATTCATTATGGTGGAGCATTGTTACGTTAACGACGGTGGGATATGGTGATATCGTACCTAAAACGGGAATCGGACGTCTCATTGCTTCTGTTGTCATGTTAACTGGGATTGGCTTTTTAGGAGCTTTAACGGGGACGATTTCAACCTATTTTTTAAATAAAAGCCATGATGTCTATCGTCCTAAAATTGTAGATGAGATGATTGAAAAATTGAATCATTTTGATGAATTGAGCTTTGAGGAATTTCAACAAATTATTTCTGTCTTAACCCTTATAAAAAAAGGTCAGGAGGAAATACAAGAAGAACGTGTGAAAGTTATTGAGAAAAAAGAGGAAGAGTAA